The genome window GAGGGCCTCCTACCCCACCAGCTCAAACGGGTGCGGGAAGTGGCCCAGCTGGGCAAACCCATCGAGCTAAAAGAGACCACCATCGACCTGGTGCTGGTAGGGAGCGTGGCGGTGGACGAGGCGCGCAACTGGCTGGGCAAGGGGTACGGCTTCCCCTACAAAGACCTGCAGGTGGCCGCGCCCTGGGTCACCCTGGCCCATACCCTGATGATTTTTGATGAGCTACCCTGCCAGCCTGAACGAAGGGTAGACCTGATCGCCACCCCCCATCAGATCATTGGGGTTTGAGGTGGCCGTCCGGCAGGCCCCAGATCGCGGCAGGGGCCAGTTCCACCAGGTTGCCGGCCGGGTCGCGCACGTACAGGCTGGGGCCGGCTTTCCACTCGGCCCAGGTGACGGGGTAGCCGTGGGCCTCGAGGCGCTCCGCCCAGCCTGGCAGCTCCTCCGCGGCCACCCGAAAACACACGTGCACGCTACCTAAGGCCCCATGCGGCGACAGAACGGTTTCCTGCTGGGTGGCTTGGGGGTTGAAGACCAGAAAAACCCCCGGCCCGGCCCGAAAAAACAGATGCCGCCCCGGCTGCTCGGCGAAAAGCTCCAGGCCCAGCAACCCCTGGTAGAAGCCTCTGGCGGCCTCGAGGTCGCTCGCGTACACACAGGTCTCGAGCACCCCCGCGATGTTCATGGTGATACCTCTCGGGGTCTATGAAAACCCATCGTGTGGCCTGCGGTCAAGCGCGCTGGCTGGCCTCGGCCAGGGCCCGCAGTCCCGCGGCCAGACCGGGCTCGAGGTCGCCTTCGGCATAGCGCCACGCCCAGTTGCCCCCCAGCCGTCCGGGGAAGTTCATGCGGGCCTCGGGGCCCAGCCCCAGCACGTCCTGCAAAGGCAGGATAGCCAGCTTGGCCGGGCTCCTGAAGGCCAGCTCAATCAGAGCGCCTGCGGCTTCGTATTCCGAGAGGCAGCGGATGCCATAACGGGCCAGGTAGGCCCGCATGAAGGCCCGCTCGGCCTCCGGCGCGGTGCGGAACCATCCCAGGGTGGTGTCGTTGTCGTGGGTTCCGCTGTACACCACCACATTGCCGTGCTCGGGGTAGTTGTGAGGCAAAAAAACGTTGTCCTCACCGGAAAAGGCAAACTGCAAGATCTTCATGCCGGGAAACCCAAAGCCGTCGCGCAAAGCCTCCACCTCGGGGGTGATCACCCCCAGGTCTTCAGCGATGATGGGCGCATCGCCCAGTTGGGCCCGCACCGCGGCAAAGAGCTTCTCCCCCGGGGCCTTGACCCAGCGGCCCTCCACCGCATTGGGCCGGCCAAACGGAACCTCCCAGTAGGCTTCAAACCCGCGGAAGTGGTCAATGCGCACCAGGTGGCACTGCTTGAGCGACTGCCTTATGCGCGCAATCCACCAGGCAAAGTTCTCCCCTTCCATCACATCCCAGCGGTAGAGCGGATTACCCCAGAGCTGGCCGGTTTCGGAGAAGTAATCCGGCGGAACGCCCGCCACCACCGTGGGGTTGCCATCGGCATCGAGGTAGAAGTACTGCGGGTTGGCCCAGACATCCGAGGAATCGAAAGCCACGAAGATGGGCATATCGCCGATAATCTGAATACCCCTGGTTTCGGCATAGGCTTTAGTTTTGCCCCACTCGGTGTAAAACAGCCACTGAACCCACTCGTGCAGGGCCACCTCGTAGGCCAGCTCCTCGCGGGCCTTGGCCAGGGCAGCCGGTTTACGATCGCGCAGTTCGGGGCTCCACTCGTTCCAGGGCTTGCCGCCAAACCGGGTCTTGAGGGCCATGAAGAGCGCGTAGTCTTCCAGCCAGAAGCGCTCGGCCTCGATAAAGGCTTCCAGTCGTGCTTTATCCTGGGCAGAGGCCCCTGCCTGAAACCCTGCAAAGGCCCGCCGCAACAGGGGCCAGCGGGTCTCGTAAAGCCAGCCATAGTCCACGCTGCGGGCGTTGTACTGCGGGGGTTCTTCGCTTTTTTCCAGCCAGCCTTTTTCAATCAGCAGCTCGGGGTCAATCAGGTACGGGTTGCCAGCAAAAGCCGAAAAGGACTGATACGGCGAGTCGCCGTAGCTGGTAGGGCCCAGGGGCAAGACCTGCCACCAGCGGGCCCCCGCGTCGGCCAGCCAGTCCAAAAAACGCTCGGCCTCGCGGCCCAGAGCCCCAATCCCCCAGCGACCCGGAAAACTGGTGGGGTGGAGCAAAATTCCAAAAGCGCGTTGGAGTTGCATAACAAGGCTAGTTTATACCCATACCGACACATTATGGAAGCGCTTCTATACGGAAAGACAGGCTGTAAAGACGATAACTGACCCGCCCCAGCGAAAGGTGGCGGGGGCGGGCAAAGAGATACTGAGCGCTAGTCGGCAGCGGCCTCGACCACGCCCAGGGCCTCGTCCACCAGGGCCAGCCCCTCTTCTATCACGTCCAGGCCGTATTTCAGTTCCTCGCGGTTGATCACTAGGGGTGGGCAGACCCACAGCATGTTGAAGCGGCTGAAGGCGTAGATGTGCCTGGACTTGAGGTAGCCCGCCAGTTTTTGCATCTCGGGCGAGGTGCCGTTGAAGGGCGCCAGGGGCTCTTTGGTGGTTTTGTCCCTGACCAGCTCGAGCACGCTGAACAACCCGATGTAGCGCACATCCCCCACACAGGCGTATTTTTTGCGCATGGCCTCGAGGCGCTCCCCCAGGTAGCGGCCCTGCTCGAGGGTGTTTTCAAACAGGTTTTCTTCTTCGTATACCGACAGGTTGGCTACCGCCGCCGCACACGAGACCGGGTGGCCGGAGTAGGTCAGCCCGCCCCAGAGCATATGGTCTTCGAAGAAGTCGGCGATGGGCTTGGAAACAATCACCGCACCCAACGGCATATAGCCGCTGGTAAGGCCCTTGGCGCAGGTCACGATGTCGGGCTTGATGCCGTAGTGCTGGGTGGAGAGCCACTTGCCGGTGCGGCCAAAGCCGCTCATCACCTCATCGGTAATAAGCAGGATGCCATACTTGTCGCACAAAGCCCGCAGCTTGGGGTAGTAGTCGTCGGGCGGTACCAAAAGCCCATTGGAACCGGTAATCCCCTCCACCATAATGGCCGCGATGGTGTGGGGGCCTTCCATCTGGATAATCTCCTCGATATGGCTCACACACTCCCGCTGGCAGCTATCCGGGGTCTTGCCAAAGGGGCAGCGGTAGCAGTAGGGGTCGAAGGCTCGCACGATGCCCGGAATGCCCGGCTCCACCGGCCAGCGGCGGGGGTCGCCCGAGGCGGTCATGGCCCCCATGGTGGCCCCGTGATAGGAGCGGTAACGGGTGATGATCTTGTCACGGCCTGTATACAGACGAGCCATCTTCATGGCGTTCTCGTTGGCCTCGGCCCCGCCCAGGCAGAAAAACGACTTGGCCAGCCCGGTCACCTCGGCCAGCTTTTTGCCCAGCTGGCCTCTAGGCTCGGTGGCAAAGCTGGGGCCGGCGAAG of Meiothermus sp. contains these proteins:
- the malQ gene encoding 4-alpha-glucanotransferase, which translates into the protein MQLQRAFGILLHPTSFPGRWGIGALGREAERFLDWLADAGARWWQVLPLGPTSYGDSPYQSFSAFAGNPYLIDPELLIEKGWLEKSEEPPQYNARSVDYGWLYETRWPLLRRAFAGFQAGASAQDKARLEAFIEAERFWLEDYALFMALKTRFGGKPWNEWSPELRDRKPAALAKAREELAYEVALHEWVQWLFYTEWGKTKAYAETRGIQIIGDMPIFVAFDSSDVWANPQYFYLDADGNPTVVAGVPPDYFSETGQLWGNPLYRWDVMEGENFAWWIARIRQSLKQCHLVRIDHFRGFEAYWEVPFGRPNAVEGRWVKAPGEKLFAAVRAQLGDAPIIAEDLGVITPEVEALRDGFGFPGMKILQFAFSGEDNVFLPHNYPEHGNVVVYSGTHDNDTTLGWFRTAPEAERAFMRAYLARYGIRCLSEYEAAGALIELAFRSPAKLAILPLQDVLGLGPEARMNFPGRLGGNWAWRYAEGDLEPGLAAGLRALAEASQRA
- a CDS encoding aminotransferase class III-fold pyridoxal phosphate-dependent enzyme produces the protein MERSSKEVIQENRDYTLFSWSVQSTANPIHMTRSKGVWFWDGDGNKWLDFSSQLININVGHQHPKVLEAIKKQVDELCFAGPSFATEPRGQLGKKLAEVTGLAKSFFCLGGAEANENAMKMARLYTGRDKIITRYRSYHGATMGAMTASGDPRRWPVEPGIPGIVRAFDPYCYRCPFGKTPDSCQRECVSHIEEIIQMEGPHTIAAIMVEGITGSNGLLVPPDDYYPKLRALCDKYGILLITDEVMSGFGRTGKWLSTQHYGIKPDIVTCAKGLTSGYMPLGAVIVSKPIADFFEDHMLWGGLTYSGHPVSCAAAVANLSVYEEENLFENTLEQGRYLGERLEAMRKKYACVGDVRYIGLFSVLELVRDKTTKEPLAPFNGTSPEMQKLAGYLKSRHIYAFSRFNMLWVCPPLVINREELKYGLDVIEEGLALVDEALGVVEAAAD
- a CDS encoding VOC family protein — encoded protein: MNIAGVLETCVYASDLEAARGFYQGLLGLELFAEQPGRHLFFRAGPGVFLVFNPQATQQETVLSPHGALGSVHVCFRVAAEELPGWAERLEAHGYPVTWAEWKAGPSLYVRDPAGNLVELAPAAIWGLPDGHLKPQ
- a CDS encoding 5-formyltetrahydrofolate cyclo-ligase produces the protein MTQGEVRELVWNALAQHRAATYPTPPHGHHPNFVGASRAAERLMGLRLWQLATVILAGPDQVLKPLREAALKSGKIVLMPHPDKAGRYLSLEGLLPHQLKRVREVAQLGKPIELKETTIDLVLVGSVAVDEARNWLGKGYGFPYKDLQVAAPWVTLAHTLMIFDELPCQPERRVDLIATPHQIIGV